A region of Saimiri boliviensis isolate mSaiBol1 chromosome 10, mSaiBol1.pri, whole genome shotgun sequence DNA encodes the following proteins:
- the SRI gene encoding sorcin, which translates to MSYPGHPGAGGGYYPGGYGGAPGGPAFPGQTQDPLYGYFAAVAGQDGQIDADELQRCLTQSGIAGGYKPFNLETCRLMVSMLDRDMSGTMGFNEFKELWAVLNGWRQHFISFDTDRSGTVDPQELQKALTTMGFRLSPQAVNSIAKRYSTNGKITFDDYIACCVKLRALTDSFRRRDTAQQGVVNFPYDDFIQCVMSV; encoded by the exons ATGTCGTACCCGGGGCATCCTGGCGCCGGCGGCGGGTACTACCCAGGCGGG TATGGAGGGGCTCCTGGAGGGCCTGCGTTTCCCGGACAAACTCAAGATCCGCTGTATGGTTACTTTGCTGCTGTAGCTGGACAG gacggGCAGATAGATGCTGATGAATTGCAGAGATGTCTGACACAGTCAGGCATTGCTGGAGGATACAAAC CTTTTAACCTGGAGACTTGTCGGCTTATGGTTTCAATGCTGGAT AGAGATATGTCTGGCACAATGGGTTTCAATGAATTTAAAGAACTCTGGGCTGTACTGAATGGCTGGAGACAACATTTTATCAGTTTTGACACTGATAGGAGTGGCACAGTAGATCCACAAGAATTGCAGAAGGCCCTGACAACAATGG GATTTAGGTTGAGTCCCCAGGCCGTGAATTCAATTGCAAAACGGTATAGCACCAATGGAAAGATCACCTTTGATGACTACATTGCCTGCTGCGTCAAACTGAGGGCTCTTACAG ACAGCTTTCGAAGACGGGATACTGCTCAGCAAGGTGTTGTGAATTTCCCATATGATGAT ttcatcCAATGTGTCATGAGTGTTTAA